A genomic segment from Spinacia oleracea cultivar Varoflay chromosome 3, BTI_SOV_V1, whole genome shotgun sequence encodes:
- the LOC130469828 gene encoding uncharacterized protein — protein MADNTSTPKLPKDENVTASKAAKPSLRTVSFKHIARKPTIPIKKELPKLLTRMSPNSIAQLNKTISASQRSAIENVGFGDLLSLKISKLPLHLGLFLVESFDANTCCLRIHGNEFFITEKDVHEVLGLPLGVEEINLDNDCKDVEILDCWKKQFKKFMKEKAAKKAKKVKAVKGENVKVKETFTQLIPVGVLTDHLKSSKASSDMWLRNYVVLVTSTLIHGGQNQFILLI, from the exons ATGGCTGATAACACTTCAACACCGAAGTTGCCTAAAGATGAAAATGTCACTGCTTCAAAAGCTGCTAAACCGAG CTTGCGAACAGTATCGTTCAAACATATTGCAAGGAAACCTACAATACCTATAAAGAAAGAACTACCCAAGTTGTTGACAAGGATGTCCCCGAATAGTATTGCTCAACTGAACAAGACGATTTCTGCTTCTCAACGAAGTGCAATCGAGAATGTAGGCTTTGGGGACCTTTTATCTTTGAAAATCTCCAAACTGCCACTACATCTAGGTTTGTTTCTTGTGGAGAGTTTTGATGCTAATACGTGTTGTTTAAGAATTCACGGAAATGAATTCTTCATCACTGAGAAGGACGTGCACGAGGTGTTGGGGCTTCCTCTAGGTGTTGAAGAGATCAACTTGGATAATGATTGTAAGGACGTAGAAATCTTGGATTGTTGGAAGAAACAATTCAAGAAGTTCATGAAGGAGAAAGCAgcgaaaaaagcaaaaaaagttAAGGCAGTTAAAGGTGAAAATGTGAAGGTGAAGGAGACTTTCACTCAACTGATTCCTGTTGGGGTTCTTACTGATCATTTGAAGTCAAGTAAAGCATCTTCGGATATGTGGTTGAGGAATTACGTAGTTCTTGTTACTTCGACTCTTATTCATGGAGGACAGAACCAATTTATTTTACTCATTTAG
- the LOC110801893 gene encoding protein FAR1-RELATED SEQUENCE 5-like — MEVPTAVLTIESTEPAKEGPANPTRVSTVPTIVPMESTTEPMEHRTVPTAPTPVSTVPTEQPTPIEYIRSPRAETYLTQDGTREWIPYCVEDKKPREGMVFKTLEKAIEFYKEYAVICGFDVRSATVYKNSKGIIQKYYLCSREGILESEGNYDEKGKRRRKRNSKRVGCKARIIWNLINEDGEYKVTKFFEPHNHCLASPTSMPYLRSSRKMTMVHKNFVNNNTRMNIGPTKSFRLFKENVGSYDNVGATMKDFMKFHRDLKEHIKGDDAKMLIENFIRKRDVFNGFYFDYALDEHDHVSHLFWADATSRKNYSLFGEMISFDCTYDSNTYSMVLAPFTGVDHHKSCITFGVGLLSKEDAQSFEWLFRTFLNAMGNCEPRYLITDQDPAMKVAINEVFVNTRHRLCL, encoded by the exons ATGGaag TTCCTACTGCAGTTCTTACAATAGAGTCTACAGAGCCTGCAAAGGAGGGGCCTGCAAATCCTACAAGAGTATCTACAGTGCCTACGATAGTCCCTATGGAGTCTACAACAGAACCTATGGAGCATAGAACAGTACCTACGGCGCCTACACCAGTCTCTACAGTGCCTACAGAACAACCTACACCAATCGAATATATTCGAAGTCCTAGAGCAGAAACATATCTGACTCAAGATGGAACTAGGGAATGGATTCCATATTGTGTTGAAGATAAGAAACCACGTGAAGGAATGGTATTCAAAACTTTAGAAAAGGCTATCGAATTTTATAAGGAGTATGCTGTAATATGTGGTTTTGACGTTCGTTCAGCTACGGTATACAAGAATAGCAAAGGTATCATTCAAAAGTATTATCTTTGTAGTAGAGAAGGTATCTTAGAATCCGAAGGTAATTATGATGAAAAAGGGAAGCGACGCCGTAAAAGAAACTCAAAGCGAGTTggttgcaaggctagaatcatttgGAATCTTATCAATGAAGATGGAGAATACAAAGTTACCAAATTTTTTGAGCCTCATAACCATTGCCTAGCCTCTCCTACATCCATGCCATATTTGAGAAGTTCAAGGAAAATGACGATGGTTCACAAGAATTTTGTGAATAATAATACAAGAATGAACATTGGACCAACGAAATCTTTTCGGCTATTTAAGGAAAATGTAGGTAGTTACGACAATGTTGGAGCCACAATGAAAGACTTTATGAAATTTCATAGAGATTTGAAGGAGCACATCAAGGGTGATGATGCTAAGATGTTAATTGAGAATTTTATACGAAAAAGAGATGTTTTCAATGGGTTCTACTTTGATTATGCCCTAGATGAACATGATCATGTTTCCCATCTGTTTTGGGCGGATGCAACTAGCCGTAAAAATTATTCATTGTTTGGAGAGATGATATCCTTTGATTGCACCTACGACTCCAACACATACTCAATGGTTTTAGCTCCTTTCACCGGAGTAGACCATCATAAGTCTTGCATAACATTTGGGGTTGGTTTACTTTCTAAAGAAGATGCTCAATCATTTGAATGGCTTTTTAGGACTTTCCTTAATGCTATGGGAAATTGTGAGCCTAGATATTTGATAACCGATCAAGATCCGGCAATGAAAGTTGCCATAAATGAGGTGTTTGTTAACACTCGCCACCGACTTTGTTTGTGA